GAAGCGATGAAAGAAACAGCGAAGATGTATCgttaggggaaaaagaaaaccgaCCAGGTTGGCCTTGTAGATCACCAGCCCAAACTGGTTGAGCTTCAACTCGAGCTTCTCCAAGATCTCCTTGAAGATATGCTCCATGGTCTTGGAGGCGGCAAGGACGCAGGTCTGGCCGTGGATGATATTCTGGACGACGTACTTCTCGCGGACCGAGGGCTTGACATGGGAGGCAAAAAGCTTGGCGTAGAGGAGGAGGCTCTTGTGGTCGGTGACGCGAGGACCGATGGTGAAGACGGCATGGATGAAGAAGGGGAGCTTCTCTGTGCACGCATCCCGCACCTTGAAGGTGTAATTGACCGGAGAAACGTGGAACTTGACGCACTTCTGAGTAGGCCAAATCCATGCCTTCTTGGCGAGCTTGACGTCCTTGATAAATCCTCCAGTTATGGCGAGGTACTCCGACGGGCCTGCGACGCGCCACATTGTAACGaggcttttgtttcttttctagGGTTTCTGATGGTGATCGAGAGCGAAAAAGAAGAGACGGGGAAAGAGAGTTGGCGAGGAGGTTAGTGGGGAGCGAGTGGAGATTTATAAGGGCGATCCGAATACAAGTTTGGAGAGGATAAGCAAAAAAGAGATGAGTGCTCTATCTAAACTAGGAAGCTGAAGGCCAAAATCTGATCTGCTTTTACATAGAGGACACTACGCCTTCCGAAAACTTTCCTTCATCAAATCGGAAAAGCCAAAAGTTTATATCCACTGCCGCTAACAAGCTCTTCCCCGTTATTATCGGttggaaaattttattctgATGTTTGAATGATATGTGCATTGAGTATTTTATGTCGAGGGTTCATAGGTAAAAGATAAGGTATATTATTTATGTTTCCCCTCTTTAGAAGAACAAAGTTTGagaccatttctttttcctaataacacaaaatttttagatCCGAAACAAATAACTCGAGTTCAAATGCTTGAAACCTTTTGGTTCGTACAATTGTCAATATGGAGagtcattttgaaattttctaagaatgtttaaaatttaaaatgtttttcctaGTACTAAAATTTTCAAGGAAAGACACCCAAAGGAAAAATACGTAAAGACATTTTATCTTGAAATTCGGTGTTTTTGCAATCGAGCGACTGATCTTTAATTCCATTTGCTTAATGTGTCAATTATTTCACAATTAATTTCTTTAGATCTTATTTCATTCAGTATTCTGGCAAAATGCGAATAGATATGTAAAATTTTTTCAATAAGTCGTATCACTAGCAAGCTGCTATCACATCAGTATTTCACCAAAGAATGAGTCCAATTACAGTTAAAATGCATTAAtccctaaaaaaggaaaaagaaaataaaagatggtTGTACTCGACTATCGAAATTTAAGTTCAGTGACTGTCTATAGAATTTCTCCGAAAACAAGTTGAGACTATCTTCTCGGGTCAAGAGGATAGCCTACAATTTGCGAACTAGAATTATGATGTTTTTATTGACGTTGAGGGTTAATTTGgacacccccaaaaaaaaaaaaaaaaaaaaaaaaaacagcttcTTCTATGGGAAAATAACAGTGCAGGACAACCTTTATATGGGAATATAAGGGAAATAGTTGGGGCAAAAAATAGCAGAAGTGTCATTACTATCGTATTGTGCTTATATTAgtgttgtaattttttttttggcttaatcGAGtatcacaaatttgaaaaatcaatcatatgAATGCCATCGGCAATTTGGCTCACCAGAAAATTCGATGTGGCTACCGGTCATCCTATGTGGCTTCGCCGGCactgacatggataatttttaaataatttttaaaatatttttagttatttttcgaattttttatttttctttttttaggagaCCCTTGCCGATGCGAAACCCTCGCTTTGTTGCAGCCTGGCCCACAGCTAGCAAGGTCGCGATGTTGCCTACGGCCCACATCTCGTGACCCTCGATAGCTGCGAATCCCTTGCTCAGTTGCGGCTTGGCCCGCGGCTAGTGAGGTCGCGATGCTGCCTAGGGCCCACATCTCGTTgccttgcccagatctagcgagggtatATATGGCTGATGGCAAGATAGCCGTTGCCCAATCTAGGTGAGGGTTTTGTGGCTAGCAAGGGTCACTGGTGACCCTCACTGgcccttaaaaaaaaagtaaagataaaacaaaaaagttaaaaattttaaaaaatccaagTAGGATGATCGTCAGAATTGGCACTCAAATAATTGAATTAACTCCAATGTGGAACTTAAGTGAGCAAACAAAAGTTATAGCCCTCGAGTGAGCATCATACGAGatcatacaaaagttatggcactctagccATTTTTCTCCTAAAATAGTTGTATCCATTGTGTCCTATTTAGAAATGGCCGATGGAGGGTAAAGAGCTTTGTGCGATGATTTCTTGTGCTATATTTGTTGATTCAAGATTAATGTTCgatttttgagaatcaattATGATACTCTATCCTATTTGTCTCAGTAGCTTTTCTGCAGTGACAACTTTCGTCAAGTCTTTCATAAAGTTGACATCCCTAAGGAGTAAGATGTCGATCGTGAAACTCACCAAAATTTGCCAATGGTTGGAGACCTAAGAAGAGCAATGTGGCTTTATCtctaaggctacgtttggttgGTTAGATTTCTAATCTAGAATAAAATATGATAGGATACGAAATATAGGGATTTTGCTATATCCTATCAACTATTTGATAATTTCGGTAATAAAGTCAGAGATATtaacatcatatcatgtatattgTTTGCTATAAAcaacatatcaatataaatgaataaaaatatttacaaatgGATATAATATAAATCTCTCACGACACTCTTGcctattttatctttatttattattttttttactttcctctctttttcaattaattttttatttctttcttctccttccatctttctataaatatatatatatatatatatatataaatttataaatttatataataagatagaattaaattcaaatatataaataagagCAAGGTTAAATtacaaaagctaaaattttatattgcttgtattagaaataaaatattatttatattgaattatcattttgattttgttaatttgagaagtttgttattcggaaaaaaaaaaaaattttcttatcatgaatattagaaatcatatacGACTGTATCCCACCTCCTCCATCGAATGATTTTATCTAGCCTGGATCTTTTTATATCTGAGTTTATCTTATCCTGAGCAAAACGTAggatataataaattttgtcatgtgttgaattttattttgattgccAAAGTAAAAGCTTTTCTTATGTGGTGAAGCGACTTGAGATTAAATTTTACACGTGCACAGCACTGTTGATATACTAAAGGGACAAGGATACACCCAGTCCTGAAGATTTGGGATGTATTGCCCCTAATGTATGCAACGAGACTATTTGACGTGTCAACGACAAGTTCAAAGCATACGCAAACAATTTCATTAGTCGCTGGAACGGCGTGGACCTTCCCAACGCATTCATCTTCTGCTATTTGTTATATGTTACGATatatttgattgaattaatgGCATGGAATTTTTTGTTTAGGTCTCCATAGTTATGAAGTGGCGTGGACTTCTCAACTCATTCATCTTCTGTAGTTTGTTTGTTGTATGTTACGATatatatgattgaattaatggcactgaattttttgtttaggtgtcaatagttaTGAAGTGGAGATTCATCCACACACGTCCTTAAAATGCTAAGGCGAGATGTTCTCCAAAATCCACACGGCAGGTAGTTTGCAAAAGCTTGGTAATTTCATTATCTTCTCATATGGCGTGGGTTAACTAACCGCTATCGACACATTGCCACTAAATGAAGACGACATGGTTAAATACCGTGGAAGAAGGAAAATCCATCTAACATAGCTAAACATATTCGTGTTTAAAGATATTTCTGATGCtcgatcttttttcttttctttcgggGGGTCGTCCGCCTCAGCTATCTAGTTCTGTTCATCTTCCCATGAATCAAAGTAAAAGAACACATCCCAAACGATGAAGTAAATGCACACCATGACTTCATCAGAAATGAGCAGAGCACGAATATGAGTACTTCGAAACCTAAATCACCCTCTTCTCACGCAAccataataaacaaacaaaacccGTAAAGCTAAGTCAGACTTCCTTAAAATTTACTAGTTACATTAGCGTTTTTAATAGAAGGGGAAATAGCACGACAATTTAATTTgtccaacaaaagaaaacaagagacgCGAGCAACACATCCCACCATCATACTGCACCCCCTCCCTCAGTCGCTTTCCAGTTCAACAGGATGCCGATCTTTGGACACAAGCCCTTCACTGCTTTTGCGTTGATTGGCCACTCTTGGAAGATCCTCCAGTTGATCATCACGTACGTACGCGCAACGTGTGCGTTTGCTTTGGCCAATTCGGTTTGCTTTTGGTTCTTAATAATTTTCTCTGTCCCCGTGACCTTTGTCTccacctttttcattttggccttgGCATCTACCTGTTATAAGGAAATTTGGTCACCACAAAATATATtgtaacagaataaaaaataaaataaaaaactgatCCAGATCACGGAATCACGCACACCAGCCATGGACGTGGACAATAACAAGTTTGAATGCTTTTAGCCGATCTTAAAAAACAGACACTTCAACcaataaaaaacaataaaaaacgAATCATGGATACATGAAGCCATGGACGTGGACAATAACAAGTTTAAATGCATCTTTTAGCCGATCTTAAAAAACAGACACTTCAACCAAtaaaaaacaatataaaacgaatcattaaaaaaaaaacagtaaaagAACGAATCATAGATACATGAAGCGACAAAAGACAAAGCGCTCaattaggagaaaaaaaaatccaaccaGATTGACGTTGTAGATCACAAGCCCAAACTGGTTGAGCTCCAACTGGAGCTTCTTCAAGACCTCGTTGGAGATGTACTCCGTGGTCATGGAGGGAGCAATCACGCAGGTCTGGCCCTTGATGAGACGCTGGACAAGGTCCTTGACGTGGCATGAGGGCTTAACGTGAGAGGCAAAGAGCTTGGCATAGAGGAGGAGGCTCTCGTGGTCGGTGATGCGGGGGCCGATGGTGAAGACGGCATGGATGAAGAAGGGAACCTTGTCTGCGCTCATGGCCTGCATCTCGAAGGCGTAGTTGACTGGAGAAATACAGAACTCGACGCACTTCTGAGTCGGCCATATCCATGCCTTCTTCGCGAGCTTGACG
The window above is part of the Eucalyptus grandis isolate ANBG69807.140 chromosome 6, ASM1654582v1, whole genome shotgun sequence genome. Proteins encoded here:
- the LOC104452249 gene encoding flotillin-like protein 2; its protein translation is MWRVAGPSEYLAITGGFIKDVKLAKKAWIWPTQKCVKFHVSPVNYTFKVRDACTEKLPFFIHAVFTIGPRVTDHKSLLLYAKLFASHVKPSVREKYVVQNIIHGQTCVLAASKTMEHIFKEILEKLELKLNQFGLVIYKANLEDAAKAKIKKVEIKVTGTVKIFKNQKKAELAEVNARSQSSKLAKVEYLVELLLWNFCKVQEANWELYKNERMAEAQEATVDATLYGCQQEDEGIQAQVVGTLLNSAVIMDR
- the LOC104450610 gene encoding flotillin-like protein 2 is translated as MWRVAGPSEYLAITGGSIKDVKLAKKAWIWPTQKCVEFCISPVNYAFEMQAMSADKVPFFIHAVFTIGPRITDHESLLLYAKLFASHVKPSCHVKDLVQRLIKGQTCVIAPSMTTEYISNEVLKKLQLELNQFGLVIYNVNLVDAKAKMKKVETKVTGTEKIIKNQKQTELAKANAHVARTYVMINWRIFQEWPINAKAVKGLCPKIGILLNWKATEGGGAV